The Strix uralensis isolate ZFMK-TIS-50842 chromosome 16, bStrUra1, whole genome shotgun sequence genome has a window encoding:
- the CEP20 gene encoding centrosomal protein 20 isoform X1: MATVAELKAVLKDTLEKRGALGQIKARIRAEVFNALDDQSEPRPPLSHENLLINELIREYLEYNKYKYAASVLTAESGQPEVPLDRQFLAKELNIVEDANGKSVRPLLYGILSHFLHGGNEESTQNILPKVSLLNYPKQNLGKPPTERNQKDRIPEPGKMAGTSIEEPLVLQRINR, from the exons ATGGCGACGGTGGCGGAGCTGAAAGCAG TTTTAAAGGACACGCTGGAAAAAAGAGGTGCTCTTGGACAAATAAAAGCAAGGATCAGAGCTGAAGTGTTTAATGCACTGGATGACCAAAGTGAACCACGGCCACCACTGTCTCATGAAAATCTCTTAATCAACGAACTAATTCGTGAATACCTGGAATATAACAAATATAAATACGCAGCATCTGTTTTAACAGCAG AATCTGGCCAGCCTGAAGTGCCCTTGGATAGACAGTTTCTTGCCAAAGAGCTGAACATAGTCGAAGACGCAAATGGAAAGTCAGT CAGACCTCTCTTGTATGGAATTCTCTCTCATTTCTTACATGGTGGTAATGAAGAAAGTACCCAGAATATCCTTCCAAAAGTGTCTTTGCTGAATTATCCAAAGCAGAACCTTGGGAAACCACCTACTGAGAGAAATCAAAAAG atagAATTCCAGAACCAGGAAAGATGGCTGGCACGAGCATCGAAGAGCCCCTTGTTTTACAAAGGATAAACAGATGA
- the CEP20 gene encoding centrosomal protein 20 isoform X5 gives MATVAELKAVLKDTLEKRGALGQIKARIRAEVFNALDDQSEPRPPLSHENLLINELIREYLEYNKYKYAASVLTAGLPAALSQIIPLVCKKTYPLLLILKTQRFI, from the exons ATGGCGACGGTGGCGGAGCTGAAAGCAG TTTTAAAGGACACGCTGGAAAAAAGAGGTGCTCTTGGACAAATAAAAGCAAGGATCAGAGCTGAAGTGTTTAATGCACTGGATGACCAAAGTGAACCACGGCCACCACTGTCTCATGAAAATCTCTTAATCAACGAACTAATTCGTGAATACCTGGAATATAACAAATATAAATACGCAGCATCTGTTTTAACAGCAG GTTTACCTGCAGCATTAAGCCAAATCATACCATTAGTTTGCAAGAAAACTTACCCTTTGCTCCTTATCCTTAAG ACGCAAAGATTCATCTGA
- the CEP20 gene encoding centrosomal protein 20 isoform X2, with product MATVAELKAVLKDTLEKRGALGQIKARIRAEVFNALDDQSEPRPPLSHENLLINELIREYLEYNKYKYAASVLTAESGQPEVPLDRQFLAKELNIVEDANGKSVPLLYGILSHFLHGGNEESTQNILPKVSLLNYPKQNLGKPPTERNQKDRIPEPGKMAGTSIEEPLVLQRINR from the exons ATGGCGACGGTGGCGGAGCTGAAAGCAG TTTTAAAGGACACGCTGGAAAAAAGAGGTGCTCTTGGACAAATAAAAGCAAGGATCAGAGCTGAAGTGTTTAATGCACTGGATGACCAAAGTGAACCACGGCCACCACTGTCTCATGAAAATCTCTTAATCAACGAACTAATTCGTGAATACCTGGAATATAACAAATATAAATACGCAGCATCTGTTTTAACAGCAG AATCTGGCCAGCCTGAAGTGCCCTTGGATAGACAGTTTCTTGCCAAAGAGCTGAACATAGTCGAAGACGCAAATGGAAAGTCAGT ACCTCTCTTGTATGGAATTCTCTCTCATTTCTTACATGGTGGTAATGAAGAAAGTACCCAGAATATCCTTCCAAAAGTGTCTTTGCTGAATTATCCAAAGCAGAACCTTGGGAAACCACCTACTGAGAGAAATCAAAAAG atagAATTCCAGAACCAGGAAAGATGGCTGGCACGAGCATCGAAGAGCCCCTTGTTTTACAAAGGATAAACAGATGA
- the CEP20 gene encoding centrosomal protein 20 isoform X3 codes for MATVAELKAVLKDTLEKRGALGQIKARIRAEVFNALDDQSEPRPPLSHENLLINELIREYLEYNKYKYAASVLTAESGQPEVPLDRQFLAKELNIVEDANGKPLLYGILSHFLHGGNEESTQNILPKVSLLNYPKQNLGKPPTERNQKDRIPEPGKMAGTSIEEPLVLQRINR; via the exons ATGGCGACGGTGGCGGAGCTGAAAGCAG TTTTAAAGGACACGCTGGAAAAAAGAGGTGCTCTTGGACAAATAAAAGCAAGGATCAGAGCTGAAGTGTTTAATGCACTGGATGACCAAAGTGAACCACGGCCACCACTGTCTCATGAAAATCTCTTAATCAACGAACTAATTCGTGAATACCTGGAATATAACAAATATAAATACGCAGCATCTGTTTTAACAGCAG AATCTGGCCAGCCTGAAGTGCCCTTGGATAGACAGTTTCTTGCCAAAGAGCTGAACATAGTCGAAGACGCAAATGGAAA ACCTCTCTTGTATGGAATTCTCTCTCATTTCTTACATGGTGGTAATGAAGAAAGTACCCAGAATATCCTTCCAAAAGTGTCTTTGCTGAATTATCCAAAGCAGAACCTTGGGAAACCACCTACTGAGAGAAATCAAAAAG atagAATTCCAGAACCAGGAAAGATGGCTGGCACGAGCATCGAAGAGCCCCTTGTTTTACAAAGGATAAACAGATGA
- the CEP20 gene encoding centrosomal protein 20 isoform X4, with the protein MATVAELKAVLKDTLEKRGALGQIKARIRAEVFNALDDQSEPRPPLSHENLLINELIREYLEYNKYKYAASVLTAGLPAALSQIIPLVCKKTYPLLLILKVNALTKQLMQEQENLLAACKIKIPFLKYLLLFWKMANHIFKAFITFFFFSLAFG; encoded by the exons ATGGCGACGGTGGCGGAGCTGAAAGCAG TTTTAAAGGACACGCTGGAAAAAAGAGGTGCTCTTGGACAAATAAAAGCAAGGATCAGAGCTGAAGTGTTTAATGCACTGGATGACCAAAGTGAACCACGGCCACCACTGTCTCATGAAAATCTCTTAATCAACGAACTAATTCGTGAATACCTGGAATATAACAAATATAAATACGCAGCATCTGTTTTAACAGCAG GTTTACCTGCAGCATTAAGCCAAATCATACCATTAGTTTGCAAGAAAACTTACCCTTTGCTCCTTATCCTTAAGGTAAATGCTTTGACAAAGCAGTTGATGCAAGAGCAAGAAAACTTGCTAGCAGCCTGCAAAATCAAAATACCTTTCttgaaatatctgcttttgttttggaaaatggctaaccatatttttaaagcatttatcacttttttttttttctcactggcatttggataa
- the CEP20 gene encoding centrosomal protein 20 isoform X6, translating into MATVAELKAVLKDTLEKRGALGQIKARIRAEVFNALDDQSEPRPPLSHENLLINELIREYLEYNKYKYAASVLTAESGQPEVPLDRQFLAKELNIVEDANGKSV; encoded by the exons ATGGCGACGGTGGCGGAGCTGAAAGCAG TTTTAAAGGACACGCTGGAAAAAAGAGGTGCTCTTGGACAAATAAAAGCAAGGATCAGAGCTGAAGTGTTTAATGCACTGGATGACCAAAGTGAACCACGGCCACCACTGTCTCATGAAAATCTCTTAATCAACGAACTAATTCGTGAATACCTGGAATATAACAAATATAAATACGCAGCATCTGTTTTAACAGCAG AATCTGGCCAGCCTGAAGTGCCCTTGGATAGACAGTTTCTTGCCAAAGAGCTGAACATAGTCGAAGACGCAAATGGAAAGTCAGTGTAA